A single region of the Triticum dicoccoides isolate Atlit2015 ecotype Zavitan chromosome 2B, WEW_v2.0, whole genome shotgun sequence genome encodes:
- the LOC119365603 gene encoding FCS-Like Zinc finger 1-like, whose product MACAFFFDAEPLGEPGLRLHGPELELDACALCTKPLQSNSDIFMYKGDTPFCSEDCRYEQMHFDAAMARQQASARRKQQQQQAQAQPSVPAPAPVSAKADVSVAS is encoded by the coding sequence ATGGCCTGCGCCTTCTTCTTCGACGCGGAGCCGTTGGGCGAGCCCGGGCTGCGCCTGCACGGGCCGGAGCTGGAGCTGGACGCCTGCGCGCTCTGCACCAAGCCGCTGCAGAGCAACAGCGACATCTTCATGTACAAGGGGGACACCCCCTTCTGCAGCGAAGACTGCCGCTACGAGCAGATGCACTTCGACGCCGCCATGGCCAGGCAGCAGGCCAGCGCCAGgcggaagcagcagcagcagcaggcccaggcGCAGCCCAGCGTGCCGGCGCCGGCGCCCGTGTCCGCCAAGGCCGACGTGTCCGTGGCGAGCTAG
- the LOC119365604 gene encoding FCS-Like Zinc finger 2-like, whose product MACAFFFDAEPVGEPGVHALDACALCTKPLARDCDIFMYRGDMPFCSDECRHEQMRLDAACARQTARAAARRQKQFSSGTESGRARRESCEVSVAS is encoded by the coding sequence ATGGCCTGCGCCTTCTTCTTCGACGCCGAGCCGGTCGGCGAGCCCGGCGTGCACGCCCTGGACGCCTGCGCGCTCTGCACCAAGCCGCTGGCGCGGGACTGCGACATTTTCATGTACAGAGGGGACATGCCCTTCTGCAGCGACGAGTGCCGGCACGAGCAGATGCGGCTCGACGCCGCCTGCGCCAGGCAGACGGCCAGGGCGGCCGCCCGGAGGCAGAAGCAGTTCTCTTCGGGAACGGAGTCCGGCCGTGCACGCCGGGAGTCCTGCGAGGTGTCCGTCGCGAGCTAA